From the Lepus europaeus isolate LE1 chromosome 12, mLepTim1.pri, whole genome shotgun sequence genome, one window contains:
- the RNF183 gene encoding E3 ubiquitin-protein ligase RNF183: protein MAEQQGRPLEAECPVCWNPFNNTIHTPKVLDCCHSFCVECLAHLSLVTRARRRLLCPLCRQPTVLASGQPVTDLPTDTALLTLLRLEPHHITLDGRQLCLKDQPKSRYFLRQPQVYTLDLGPEPGTQTQDVASQDVASATVSVPIPRPSHDSLRGCFRNPQFRIFAYLMAVILSVTLLLIFSIFWTRQFLWGVG, encoded by the coding sequence ATGGCGGAGCAGCAGGGCCGGCCGCTGGAGGCCGAGTGCCCTGTCTGCTGGAACCCCTTCAACAACACGATCCACACCCCCAAGGTGCTGGACTGCTGCCACTCCTTCTGCGTGGAATGCCTGGCCCACCTCAGCCTGGTGACTCGGGCCCGGCGCCGCCTGCTGTGCCCGCTCTGTCGCCAGCCCACCGTGCTGGCCTCGGGGCAGCCTGTCACGGACTTGCCCACGGACACGGCCCTGCTGACCCTGCTCCGCCTGGAGCCCCACCACATCACGCTGGACGGCCGGCAGCTCTGTCTCAAGGACCAGCCCAAGAGCCGCTACTTCCTGCGCCAGCCTCAGGTTTACACACTGGACCTGGGCCCTGAGCCTGGGACCCAGACTCAGGACGTGGCCTCCCAGGATGTGGCCTCTGCCACGGTGTCCGTGCCCATCCCCCGTCCCAGCCACGACTCGCTGCGCGGGTGTTTCCGCAACCCTCAGTTCCGCATCTTTGCCTACCTGATGGCGGTCATCCTCAGCGTCACCCTGCTGCTCATCTTCTCCATCTTCTGGACCAGGCAGTTTCTCTGGGGTGTGGGCTGA